Proteins encoded together in one Anopheles darlingi chromosome 3, idAnoDarlMG_H_01, whole genome shotgun sequence window:
- the LOC125958201 gene encoding zinc finger and BTB domain-containing protein 16-A-like isoform X11, whose translation MLAKYCRVCLTSIGVDNQLEEVVYKSLSLYAMLCKMYPEAFIEYDDPQWPTRVCGNCKHGILDAFRLYTICMASFEVFKKQLPKRSIKTDPLSAEINLPVNSNLSGDDGVAFKEAVIIIDDEENEKHFLSSNQQEGLKTKKVKTLLKEHENLGTLVLHKEQADPLVAQNTKKRKIVSETVTSYENEVVELQLEMDYVPQPNTVSAPKDHLDDFEGSMEDFGGEEDSLPSSVYQENIDNDEQSLADPDVSDTRIAMNSRCWKNGSDESEDEDLFAEMFASEIFSCKSCRDVFLDKESYGKHVELHSKGYKKFCKMCNEGFKTVTALCAHECYSNSSILCWICGKIMDASGKHENHMKSHMPEEMWACPLCPVRFSSESVFKGHLLTHKKQKLFCCDVCGMNLSTKRSLRYHLRAIHGGGLEKVYSCNLCDQKFALPSYLKMHMNTHTGLRPYSCVYCNRVYGSGGDLVEHVAKHHVGNDNVYQCHLCDADFSKILESSGLPLWIY comes from the exons ATGCTGGCCAAATATTGTCGTGTTTGCTTAACTAGCATCGGTGTTGATAATCAGCTCGAAGAAGTAGTCTATAAATCCTTGAGTCTCTATGCAATGCTGTGCAAAATGTATCCTGAAGCCTTCATTGAGTATGACGATCCTCAATGGCCAACAAGAGTTTGCGGAAACTGTAAGCACGGAATATTGGATGCATTCAGGTTGTACACGATTTGTATGGCATCCTTCGAAGTATTCAAGAAGCAGCTGCCGAAACGTTCGATCAAAACGGATCCATTAAGTGCTGAAATTAACCTGCCTGTGAATAGTAACCtgtctggtgatgatggagtaGCTTTCAAAGAAGCTGTTATAATCATAGATGacgaagaaaatgagaaacattTTCTATCAAGTAACCAGCAAGAAggattgaaaacgaaaaaagtaaaaactcTCCTTAAAGAACATGAAAATCTTGGAACTCTTGTATTGCATAAGGAGCAAGCAGACCCATTAGTAGcacaaaataccaaaaaacggaaaattgtAAGTGAAACTGTAACCTCTTATGAAAATGAAGTTGTGGAGCTACAGCTAGAAATGGATTATGTACCGCAACCAAATACCGTTTCCGCTCCAAAGGATCACTTGGATGATTTTGAGGGAAGTATGGAGGATTTTGGAGGTGAAGAGGATAGCTTGCCTAGCTCTGTATATCAGGAAAATATTGATAATGATGAGCAATCGTTAGCAGACCCAGATGTTTCAGATACCAGAATAGCAATGAATTCTAGGTGCTGGAAAAATGGTTCCGATGAATCGGAAGACGAAGATTTGTTTGCAGAAATGTTTGCTTCGGAGATATTCAGTTGTAAATCCTGCCGTGACGTGTTTTTAGATAAAGAATCATATGGGAAGCATGTGGAACTTCATTCAAAAGGATATAaaaagttttgcaaaatgtgtAATGAAGGCTTCAAAACCGTAACTGCTCTTTGTGCTCATGAATGTTACTCTAATTCTTCGATTCTTTGCTGGATATGTGGTAAAATAATGGACGCATCCGGAAAGCACGAGAACCATATGAAATCTCATATGCCAGAAGAAATGTGGGCCTGTCCGTTATGCCCTGTACGATTCTCTTCTGAAA GTGTCTTTAAAGGCCATTTACTCACGCACAAGAAGCAAAAACTATTTTGTTGCGATGTTTGTGGAATGAACCTATCAACAAAGCGTAGTTTGCGTTATCATCTACGAGCGATTCACGGAG GAGGCTTAGAAAAAGTGTACAGTTGCAACCTTTGCGACCAAAA ATTTGCCCTTCCTTCCTATCTTAAGATGCACATGAACACCCATACGGGTCTGAGACCGTACAGTTGCGTGTATTGTAATCGTGTTTATGGAAGTGGCGGCGATTTGGTAGAACATGTCGCCAAGCATCACGTTGGTAACGATAATGTTTATCAATGCCATCTGTGTGATGCTGATTTCTCGAAA ATTTTGGAAAGTTCCGGTTTACCACTATGGATCTACTAA
- the LOC125958201 gene encoding myoneurin-like isoform X8, translated as MLAKYCRVCLTSIGVDNQLEEVVYKSLSLYAMLCKMYPEAFIEYDDPQWPTRVCGNCKHGILDAFRLYTICMASFEVFKKQLPKRSIKTDPLSAEINLPVNSNLSGDDGVAFKEAVIIIDDEENEKHFLSSNQQEGLKTKKVKTLLKEHENLGTLVLHKEQADPLVAQNTKKRKIVSETVTSYENEVVELQLEMDYVPQPNTVSAPKDHLDDFEGSMEDFGGEEDSLPSSVYQENIDNDEQSLADPDVSDTRIAMNSRCWKNGSDESEDEDLFAEMFASEIFSCKSCRDVFLDKESYGKHVELHSKGYKKFCKMCNEGFKTVTALCAHECYSNSSILCWICGKIMDASGKHENHMKSHMPEEMWACPLCPVRFSSESVFKGHLLTHKKQKLFCCDVCGMNLSTKRSLRYHLRAIHGGGLEKVYSCNLCDQKFALPSYLKMHMNTHTGLRPYSCVYCNRVYGSGGDLVEHVAKHHVGNDNVYQCHLCDADFSKVRDLRAHYEVHYRNGDQFYNEILTDFGKFRFTTMDLLKMRHRKETLKSANIVLSKP; from the exons ATGCTGGCCAAATATTGTCGTGTTTGCTTAACTAGCATCGGTGTTGATAATCAGCTCGAAGAAGTAGTCTATAAATCCTTGAGTCTCTATGCAATGCTGTGCAAAATGTATCCTGAAGCCTTCATTGAGTATGACGATCCTCAATGGCCAACAAGAGTTTGCGGAAACTGTAAGCACGGAATATTGGATGCATTCAGGTTGTACACGATTTGTATGGCATCCTTCGAAGTATTCAAGAAGCAGCTGCCGAAACGTTCGATCAAAACGGATCCATTAAGTGCTGAAATTAACCTGCCTGTGAATAGTAACCtgtctggtgatgatggagtaGCTTTCAAAGAAGCTGTTATAATCATAGATGacgaagaaaatgagaaacattTTCTATCAAGTAACCAGCAAGAAggattgaaaacgaaaaaagtaaaaactcTCCTTAAAGAACATGAAAATCTTGGAACTCTTGTATTGCATAAGGAGCAAGCAGACCCATTAGTAGcacaaaataccaaaaaacggaaaattgtAAGTGAAACTGTAACCTCTTATGAAAATGAAGTTGTGGAGCTACAGCTAGAAATGGATTATGTACCGCAACCAAATACCGTTTCCGCTCCAAAGGATCACTTGGATGATTTTGAGGGAAGTATGGAGGATTTTGGAGGTGAAGAGGATAGCTTGCCTAGCTCTGTATATCAGGAAAATATTGATAATGATGAGCAATCGTTAGCAGACCCAGATGTTTCAGATACCAGAATAGCAATGAATTCTAGGTGCTGGAAAAATGGTTCCGATGAATCGGAAGACGAAGATTTGTTTGCAGAAATGTTTGCTTCGGAGATATTCAGTTGTAAATCCTGCCGTGACGTGTTTTTAGATAAAGAATCATATGGGAAGCATGTGGAACTTCATTCAAAAGGATATAaaaagttttgcaaaatgtgtAATGAAGGCTTCAAAACCGTAACTGCTCTTTGTGCTCATGAATGTTACTCTAATTCTTCGATTCTTTGCTGGATATGTGGTAAAATAATGGACGCATCCGGAAAGCACGAGAACCATATGAAATCTCATATGCCAGAAGAAATGTGGGCCTGTCCGTTATGCCCTGTACGATTCTCTTCTGAAA GTGTCTTTAAAGGCCATTTACTCACGCACAAGAAGCAAAAACTATTTTGTTGCGATGTTTGTGGAATGAACCTATCAACAAAGCGTAGTTTGCGTTATCATCTACGAGCGATTCACGGAG GAGGCTTAGAAAAAGTGTACAGTTGCAACCTTTGCGACCAAAA ATTTGCCCTTCCTTCCTATCTTAAGATGCACATGAACACCCATACGGGTCTGAGACCGTACAGTTGCGTGTATTGTAATCGTGTTTATGGAAGTGGCGGCGATTTGGTAGAACATGTCGCCAAGCATCACGTTGGTAACGATAATGTTTATCAATGCCATCTGTGTGATGCTGATTTCTCGAAAGTAAGGGATCTTAGAGCCCATTACGAAGTACATTATAGAAATGGTGATCAGTTCTACAACGAAATTCTAACAGATTTTGGAAAGTTCCGGTTTACCACTATGGATCTACTAAAAATGCGACATCGAAAAGAAACTTTAAAATCAGCCAACATTGTTTTGTCCAAACCCTAG
- the LOC125958201 gene encoding myoneurin-like isoform X6: MLAKYCRVCLTSIGVDNQLEEVVYKSLSLYAMLCKMYPEAFIEYDDPQWPTRVCGNCKHGILDAFRLYTICMASFEVFKKQLPKRSIKTDPLSAEINLPVNSNLSGDDGVAFKEAVIIIDDEENEKHFLSSNQQEGLKTKKVKTLLKEHENLGTLVLHKEQADPLVAQNTKKRKIVSETVTSYENEVVELQLEMDYVPQPNTVSAPKDHLDDFEGSMEDFGGEEDSLPSSVYQENIDNDEQSLADPDVSDTRIAMNSRCWKNGSDESEDEDLFAEMFASEIFSCKSCRDVFLDKESYGKHVELHSKGYKKFCKMCNEGFKTVTALCAHECYSNSSILCWICGKIMDASGKHENHMKSHMPEEMWACPLCPVRFSSESVFKGHLLTHKKQKLFCCDVCGMNLSTKRSLRYHLRAIHGGGLEKVYSCNLCDQKFALPVYLKTHMNTHTGLRPYSCVYCNRVYGNGGDLVEHVAKHHVGNDNVYQCHLCDADFSKVRDLRAHYEVHYRNGDQFYNEILTDFGKFRFTIMDLLKMRHRKETLKSANIVLSKP, translated from the exons ATGCTGGCCAAATATTGTCGTGTTTGCTTAACTAGCATCGGTGTTGATAATCAGCTCGAAGAAGTAGTCTATAAATCCTTGAGTCTCTATGCAATGCTGTGCAAAATGTATCCTGAAGCCTTCATTGAGTATGACGATCCTCAATGGCCAACAAGAGTTTGCGGAAACTGTAAGCACGGAATATTGGATGCATTCAGGTTGTACACGATTTGTATGGCATCCTTCGAAGTATTCAAGAAGCAGCTGCCGAAACGTTCGATCAAAACGGATCCATTAAGTGCTGAAATTAACCTGCCTGTGAATAGTAACCtgtctggtgatgatggagtaGCTTTCAAAGAAGCTGTTATAATCATAGATGacgaagaaaatgagaaacattTTCTATCAAGTAACCAGCAAGAAggattgaaaacgaaaaaagtaaaaactcTCCTTAAAGAACATGAAAATCTTGGAACTCTTGTATTGCATAAGGAGCAAGCAGACCCATTAGTAGcacaaaataccaaaaaacggaaaattgtAAGTGAAACTGTAACCTCTTATGAAAATGAAGTTGTGGAGCTACAGCTAGAAATGGATTATGTACCGCAACCAAATACCGTTTCCGCTCCAAAGGATCACTTGGATGATTTTGAGGGAAGTATGGAGGATTTTGGAGGTGAAGAGGATAGCTTGCCTAGCTCTGTATATCAGGAAAATATTGATAATGATGAGCAATCGTTAGCAGACCCAGATGTTTCAGATACCAGAATAGCAATGAATTCTAGGTGCTGGAAAAATGGTTCCGATGAATCGGAAGACGAAGATTTGTTTGCAGAAATGTTTGCTTCGGAGATATTCAGTTGTAAATCCTGCCGTGACGTGTTTTTAGATAAAGAATCATATGGGAAGCATGTGGAACTTCATTCAAAAGGATATAaaaagttttgcaaaatgtgtAATGAAGGCTTCAAAACCGTAACTGCTCTTTGTGCTCATGAATGTTACTCTAATTCTTCGATTCTTTGCTGGATATGTGGTAAAATAATGGACGCATCCGGAAAGCACGAGAACCATATGAAATCTCATATGCCAGAAGAAATGTGGGCCTGTCCGTTATGCCCTGTACGATTCTCTTCTGAAA GTGTCTTTAAAGGCCATTTACTCACGCACAAGAAGCAAAAACTATTTTGTTGCGATGTTTGTGGAATGAACCTATCAACAAAGCGTAGTTTGCGTTATCATCTACGAGCGATTCACGGAG GAGGCTTAGAAAAAGTGTACAGTTGCAACCTTTGCGACCAAAA ATTTGCCCTTCCTGTCTATCTTAAGACGCACATGAACACCCATACGGGTCTGAGACCGTACAGTTGCGTGTATTGTAATCGTGTTTATGGAAATGGCGGCGATTTGGTAGAACATGTCGCCAAGCATCACGTTGGTAACGATAATGTTTATCAATGCCATCTGTGTGATGCTGATTTCTCGAAAGTAAGGGATCTTAGAGCCCATTACGAAGTACATTATAGAAATGGTGATCAGTTCTACAACGAAATTCTAACAGATTTTGGAAAGTTCCGGTTTACCATTATGGATCTACTAAAAATGCGACATCGAAAAGAAACTTTAAAATCAGCCAACATTGTTTTGTCCAAACCCTAG
- the LOC125958201 gene encoding zinc finger and BTB domain-containing protein 16-A-like isoform X10 has product MLAKYCRVCLTSIGVDNQLEEVVYKSLSLYAMLCKMYPEAFIEYDDPQWPTRVCGNCKHGILDAFRLYTICMASFEVFKKQLPKRSIKTDPLSAEINLPVNSNLSGDDGVAFKEAVIIIDDEENEKHFLSSNQQEGLKTKKVKTLLKEHENLGTLVLHKEQADPLVAQNTKKRKIVSETVTSYENEVVELQLEMDYVPQPNTVSAPKDHLDDFEGSMEDFGGEEDSLPSSVYQENIDNDEQSLADPDVSDTRIAMNSRCWKNGSDESEDEDLFAEMFASEIFSCKSCRDVFLDKESYGKHVELHSKGYKKFCKMCNEGFKTVTALCAHECYSNSSILCWICGKIMDASGKHENHMKSHMPEEMWACPLCPVRFSSESVFKGHLLTHKKQKLFCCDVCGMNLSTKRSLRYHLRAIHGGGLEKVYSCNLCDQKFALPSYLKMHMNTHTGLRPYSCVYCNRVYGSGGDLVEHVAKHHVGNDNVYQCHLCDADFSKILESSGLPLWIY; this is encoded by the exons ATGCTGGCCAAATATTGTCGTGTTTGCTTAACTAGCATCGGTGTTGATAATCAGCTCGAAGAAGTAGTCTATAAATCCTTGAGTCTCTATGCAATGCTGTGCAAAATGTATCCTGAAGCCTTCATTGAGTATGACGATCCTCAATGGCCAACAAGAGTTTGCGGAAACTGTAAGCACGGAATATTGGATGCATTCAGGTTGTACACGATTTGTATGGCATCCTTCGAAGTATTCAAGAAGCAGCTGCCGAAACGTTCGATCAAAACGGATCCATTAAGTGCTGAAATTAACCTGCCTGTGAATAGTAACCtgtctggtgatgatggagtaGCTTTCAAAGAAGCTGTTATAATCATAGATGacgaagaaaatgagaaacattTTCTATCAAGTAACCAGCAAGAAggattgaaaacgaaaaaagtaaaaactcTCCTTAAAGAACATGAAAATCTTGGAACTCTTGTATTGCATAAGGAGCAAGCAGACCCATTAGTAGcacaaaataccaaaaaacggaaaattgtAAGTGAAACTGTAACCTCTTATGAAAATGAAGTTGTGGAGCTACAGCTAGAAATGGATTATGTACCGCAACCAAATACCGTTTCCGCTCCAAAGGATCACTTGGATGATTTTGAGGGAAGTATGGAGGATTTTGGAGGTGAAGAGGATAGCTTGCCTAGCTCTGTATATCAGGAAAATATTGATAATGATGAGCAATCGTTAGCAGACCCAGATGTTTCAGATACCAGAATAGCAATGAATTCTAGGTGCTGGAAAAATGGTTCCGATGAATCGGAAGACGAAGATTTGTTTGCAGAAATGTTTGCTTCGGAGATATTCAGTTGTAAATCCTGCCGTGACGTGTTTTTAGATAAAGAATCATATGGGAAGCATGTGGAACTTCATTCAAAAGGATATAaaaagttttgcaaaatgtgtAATGAAGGCTTCAAAACCGTAACTGCTCTTTGTGCTCATGAATGTTACTCTAATTCTTCGATTCTTTGCTGGATATGTGGTAAAATAATGGACGCATCCGGAAAGCACGAGAACCATATGAAATCTCATATGCCAGAAGAAATGTGGGCCTGTCCGTTATGCCCTGTACGATTCTCTTCTGAAA GTGTCTTTAAAGGCCATTTACTCACGCACAAGAAGCAAAAACTATTTTGTTGCGATGTTTGTGGAATGAACCTATCAACAAAGCGTAGTTTGCGTTATCATCTACGAGCGATTCACGGAG GAGGCTTAGAAAAAGTGTACAGTTGCAACCTTTGCGACCAAAA ATTTGCCCTTCCTTCCTATCTTAAGATGCACATGAACACCCATACGGGTCTGAGACCGTACAGTTGCGTGTATTGTAATCGTGTTTATGGAAGTGGCGGCGATTTGGTAGAACATGTCGCCAAGCATCACGTTGGTAACGATAATGTTTATCAATGCCATCTGTGTGATGCTGATTTCTCGAAA ATTTTGGAAAGTTCCGGTTTACCATTATGGATCTACTAA
- the LOC125958201 gene encoding myoneurin-like isoform X1 has protein sequence MLAKYCRVCLTSIGVDNQLEEVVYKSLSLYAMLCKMYPEAFIEYDDPQWPTRVCGNCKHGILDAFRLYTICMASFEVFKKQLPKRSIKTDPLSAEINLPVNSNLSGDDGVAFKEAVIIIDDEENEKHFLSSNQQEGLKTKKVKTLLKEHENLGTLVLHKEQADPLVAQNTKKRKIVSETVTSYENEVVELQLEMDYVPQPNTVSAPKDHLDDFEGSMEDFGGEEDSLPSSVYQENIDNDEQSLADPDVSDTRIAMNSRCWKNGSDESEDEDLFAEMFASEIFSCKSCRDVFLDKESYGKHVELHSKGYKKFCKMCNEGFKTVTALCAHECYSNSSILCWICGKIMDASGKHENHMKSHMPEEMWACPLCPVRFSSESVFKGHLLTHKKQKLFCCDVCGMNLSTKRSLRYHLRAIHGGGLEKVYSCNLCDQKYIFYTYRFALPVYLKTHMNTHTGLRPYSCVYCNRVYGNGGDLVEHVAKHHVGNDNVYQCHLCDADFSKVRDLRAHYEVHYRNGDQFYNEILTDFGKFRFTIMDLLKMRHRKETLKSANIVLSKP, from the exons ATGCTGGCCAAATATTGTCGTGTTTGCTTAACTAGCATCGGTGTTGATAATCAGCTCGAAGAAGTAGTCTATAAATCCTTGAGTCTCTATGCAATGCTGTGCAAAATGTATCCTGAAGCCTTCATTGAGTATGACGATCCTCAATGGCCAACAAGAGTTTGCGGAAACTGTAAGCACGGAATATTGGATGCATTCAGGTTGTACACGATTTGTATGGCATCCTTCGAAGTATTCAAGAAGCAGCTGCCGAAACGTTCGATCAAAACGGATCCATTAAGTGCTGAAATTAACCTGCCTGTGAATAGTAACCtgtctggtgatgatggagtaGCTTTCAAAGAAGCTGTTATAATCATAGATGacgaagaaaatgagaaacattTTCTATCAAGTAACCAGCAAGAAggattgaaaacgaaaaaagtaaaaactcTCCTTAAAGAACATGAAAATCTTGGAACTCTTGTATTGCATAAGGAGCAAGCAGACCCATTAGTAGcacaaaataccaaaaaacggaaaattgtAAGTGAAACTGTAACCTCTTATGAAAATGAAGTTGTGGAGCTACAGCTAGAAATGGATTATGTACCGCAACCAAATACCGTTTCCGCTCCAAAGGATCACTTGGATGATTTTGAGGGAAGTATGGAGGATTTTGGAGGTGAAGAGGATAGCTTGCCTAGCTCTGTATATCAGGAAAATATTGATAATGATGAGCAATCGTTAGCAGACCCAGATGTTTCAGATACCAGAATAGCAATGAATTCTAGGTGCTGGAAAAATGGTTCCGATGAATCGGAAGACGAAGATTTGTTTGCAGAAATGTTTGCTTCGGAGATATTCAGTTGTAAATCCTGCCGTGACGTGTTTTTAGATAAAGAATCATATGGGAAGCATGTGGAACTTCATTCAAAAGGATATAaaaagttttgcaaaatgtgtAATGAAGGCTTCAAAACCGTAACTGCTCTTTGTGCTCATGAATGTTACTCTAATTCTTCGATTCTTTGCTGGATATGTGGTAAAATAATGGACGCATCCGGAAAGCACGAGAACCATATGAAATCTCATATGCCAGAAGAAATGTGGGCCTGTCCGTTATGCCCTGTACGATTCTCTTCTGAAA GTGTCTTTAAAGGCCATTTACTCACGCACAAGAAGCAAAAACTATTTTGTTGCGATGTTTGTGGAATGAACCTATCAACAAAGCGTAGTTTGCGTTATCATCTACGAGCGATTCACGGAG GAGGCTTAGAAAAAGTGTACAGTTGCAACCTTTGCGACCAAAA ATATATTTTCTATACTTACAGATTTGCCCTTCCTGTCTATCTTAAGACGCACATGAACACCCATACGGGTCTGAGACCGTACAGTTGCGTGTATTGTAATCGTGTTTATGGAAATGGCGGCGATTTGGTAGAACATGTCGCCAAGCATCACGTTGGTAACGATAATGTTTATCAATGCCATCTGTGTGATGCTGATTTCTCGAAAGTAAGGGATCTTAGAGCCCATTACGAAGTACATTATAGAAATGGTGATCAGTTCTACAACGAAATTCTAACAGATTTTGGAAAGTTCCGGTTTACCATTATGGATCTACTAAAAATGCGACATCGAAAAGAAACTTTAAAATCAGCCAACATTGTTTTGTCCAAACCCTAG
- the LOC125958201 gene encoding myoneurin-like isoform X9: protein MLAKYCRVCLTSIGVDNQLEEVVYKSLSLYAMLCKMYPEAFIEYDDPQWPTRVCGNCKHGILDAFRLYTICMASFEVFKKQLPKRSIKTDPLSAEINLPVNSNLSGDDGVAFKEAVIIIDDEENEKHFLSSNQQEGLKTKKVKTLLKEHENLGTLVLHKEQADPLVAQNTKKRKIVSETVTSYENEVVELQLEMDYVPQPNTVSAPKDHLDDFEGSMEDFGGEEDSLPSSVYQENIDNDEQSLADPDVSDTRIAMNSRCWKNGSDESEDEDLFAEMFASEIFSCKSCRDVFLDKESYGKHVELHSKGYKKFCKMCNEGFKTVTALCAHECYSNSSILCWICGKIMDASGKHENHMKSHMPEEMWACPLCPVRFSSESVFKGHLLTHKKQKLFCCDVCGMNLSTKRSLRYHLRAIHGGGLEKVYSCNLCDQKFALPVYLKTHMNTHTGLRPYSCVYCNRVYGNGGDLVEHVAKHHVGNDNVYQCHLCDADFSKILESSGLPLWIY from the exons ATGCTGGCCAAATATTGTCGTGTTTGCTTAACTAGCATCGGTGTTGATAATCAGCTCGAAGAAGTAGTCTATAAATCCTTGAGTCTCTATGCAATGCTGTGCAAAATGTATCCTGAAGCCTTCATTGAGTATGACGATCCTCAATGGCCAACAAGAGTTTGCGGAAACTGTAAGCACGGAATATTGGATGCATTCAGGTTGTACACGATTTGTATGGCATCCTTCGAAGTATTCAAGAAGCAGCTGCCGAAACGTTCGATCAAAACGGATCCATTAAGTGCTGAAATTAACCTGCCTGTGAATAGTAACCtgtctggtgatgatggagtaGCTTTCAAAGAAGCTGTTATAATCATAGATGacgaagaaaatgagaaacattTTCTATCAAGTAACCAGCAAGAAggattgaaaacgaaaaaagtaaaaactcTCCTTAAAGAACATGAAAATCTTGGAACTCTTGTATTGCATAAGGAGCAAGCAGACCCATTAGTAGcacaaaataccaaaaaacggaaaattgtAAGTGAAACTGTAACCTCTTATGAAAATGAAGTTGTGGAGCTACAGCTAGAAATGGATTATGTACCGCAACCAAATACCGTTTCCGCTCCAAAGGATCACTTGGATGATTTTGAGGGAAGTATGGAGGATTTTGGAGGTGAAGAGGATAGCTTGCCTAGCTCTGTATATCAGGAAAATATTGATAATGATGAGCAATCGTTAGCAGACCCAGATGTTTCAGATACCAGAATAGCAATGAATTCTAGGTGCTGGAAAAATGGTTCCGATGAATCGGAAGACGAAGATTTGTTTGCAGAAATGTTTGCTTCGGAGATATTCAGTTGTAAATCCTGCCGTGACGTGTTTTTAGATAAAGAATCATATGGGAAGCATGTGGAACTTCATTCAAAAGGATATAaaaagttttgcaaaatgtgtAATGAAGGCTTCAAAACCGTAACTGCTCTTTGTGCTCATGAATGTTACTCTAATTCTTCGATTCTTTGCTGGATATGTGGTAAAATAATGGACGCATCCGGAAAGCACGAGAACCATATGAAATCTCATATGCCAGAAGAAATGTGGGCCTGTCCGTTATGCCCTGTACGATTCTCTTCTGAAA GTGTCTTTAAAGGCCATTTACTCACGCACAAGAAGCAAAAACTATTTTGTTGCGATGTTTGTGGAATGAACCTATCAACAAAGCGTAGTTTGCGTTATCATCTACGAGCGATTCACGGAG GAGGCTTAGAAAAAGTGTACAGTTGCAACCTTTGCGACCAAAA ATTTGCCCTTCCTGTCTATCTTAAGACGCACATGAACACCCATACGGGTCTGAGACCGTACAGTTGCGTGTATTGTAATCGTGTTTATGGAAATGGCGGCGATTTGGTAGAACATGTCGCCAAGCATCACGTTGGTAACGATAATGTTTATCAATGCCATCTGTGTGATGCTGATTTCTCGAAA ATTTTGGAAAGTTCCGGTTTACCATTATGGATCTACTAA